The DNA sequence TTGGGGTACCAGGAGAGGTCCCAGTTGTGGTCCAGTGCAAGGAATTTCACGCCGGTGCCATTGAAGGTCGGAAACACATTTCCGCGCACCAGGTTCAGTTCGTCATACCATTCGTACAGGGTGCCGGGGTAACTTCCGGGTTCAAAGCGGGGCTCGTTCTGCACCGAGAGGTAATTGAATTTGACCCCCTGGGCATTGTAGGCATCGTAGGCTTTCTTCAGGTAGTTGGCGAAGGTCTGGTAGTACTCTGGTTTCAGTTTGCCGTTGTTCAGGCTGCCACTGGTTTTCATCCAGGCCGGTGGGCTCCAGGGGGTGGCCATGTAGCGGATGCTGCTGTTGATGGTTTTGGCCTGCTTTGCCAGCGGCACAATGTAAGTCAAATCATGCCCAATCGAGAAGCGCGTCAGGTTCGGGTCTGCTGCTCCATCGTTGTAGGTGTAGTGTGACAGGGCCATGTCGCTGCCGCCCAGAGGAATGCGCAGGAAACTCAGCCCCGCATTGCCATCGTTGAACCCGAACAGGCTTTGCATCAGGTTGTTGCGCTGGGTGGCGTTCATCTTGTACCACATCAGCCAGCCTGCAGAGTCCGTCAGGGAGGCCCCGAAGCCTTCCATGGTCTGGTACGTCTGGCCTTCGTTGACGCTCAGGGTGGAGGCAGTGACATTGCCATCTGCGGCAAAGGTTCTGGTGCCGTCCCAGGAAATCAGGCGGCTGCGGTCCGGGTGGGTCACCCACACGTCTGCTGCGGTGCTGGATTGCGGGCGAATGACACCAGGAGCCACATTGGGTTCCTTCCCAGCGGGTGTGCTGCTGGTGCTGCAGGCGGTCAGCACGACCAGGGTCAGGGTCAGCAGGGTCAGGCTTTGGGATTTTTTCATGAAGCACTCCTTTGCAAAGAACAACAATCGCTGAGGGGGTCTTGTGAGGGACGTTTTTTGATGAGTTTCTGGTGATAAAAATGTAGCCGCTTACATTTCGAGACCAGCGCAGGATCGGGGTGAGGTGGACCTCCTTGGGTTCACCAGCAAAAGCTGAAGGTTGTTTCAGACCATGTTTCAGACCATCAGTGGTGTTGACTGATGGATCTGGCAGTCACAAAAACTTCAGCTTCACCGGATGGATGGGTGAAGGGATTTGGCTGTTGGCTATATCCTGACCTTACCTTCTGCCCGTGCATTTGTCAAGTCTCCGCATGAAGTTTCAAAGCCGGTTTCACTGCTGCAACCCCAGCATTCTTTCAAAACAAGTTCCTGCACCATACAGGTTTTCTGCTGTCTGCATGCACAGAAAATCCAGCTGCCCAGCTCAGACTGTCGTGCCAGAAAGGGATGGGGTGGGTTGATTGAGCCAGGTTCACAACAGTTTCAGAACACGTTTTCAAGAACCCTGAATTGTATGCGTTTACATTTGTGTCTTTTGCTGCTGGAAAGGCAGCCTGACACAGGTCTAGTCGAATGGGTGTAACAGACTGGACTTTCTGTTGATTTACGTTAAACTGATGATAGTTTAGTAAACAGAAATGTCTTGCCTGCCCTTTAAGGAGAACTGTCATGCCGCAACGTGTTCTGGCTTCACTGTCCTTTGCCCTCAGCACCCTGGCCCTGGCCCAGACCCCACCCCCTGTTCAGGTGGAAACCTACTGCCAGCAACTGGTCCACCATGTGGATCTGTGGAATGGCGGCCTGGATGGACTGGCCGGAATGGGAGCTTACCAGACGGGATTTACAGGCTTTTTTCAGGCCAACCTGGCCCGGGACTGGGAACAGACCGGTTCCCAGCGCATCACCTCGGTGGCCCAGGCCCGTGCCATTTACATGAACCTGGAAGCCTACCGGGCCAGCAAAGCCCAGCGCTTCAGAGCTGCAGCACAAAAAGGTGCCGAATTTTACCTGAACAGCTTCTGGGACAAACAGAATGGTGGATTTTACTGGGAAGCAGACCGCCAGGGAAACCCCACCAGCCGCAGCAAACAGGGATATGGCAATGTGTTTGGTTTGTTCACACTGGCGCAGCTGTACGCCGTTCTTCAGGATCCCCAATACCTGGATCTCGCCCTGCAACAACTGGAGGTGCTGGAAAAGCACTTTGTGGTGCCAGACCACCCCGGAATTGTGCTGCCTGGATTCAATTTCGATTTCAGTGAAGTTGAGGGGTACAACAACATCGACACCTTCACCCATTACTTTGAAGCGCTGCTGGCCCTGCACGATGTGCTGTCAGGCGAACCCCAGCAACACGTGGCCAGCCTGATCCAGCAGGCAGGCAACAGCCTGGAGCGGGTGCTCTACCACAATGAAACGGGTCACACAGACCAGGGTTATGTGGCCTACAATTACGACGCCAACTGGCAACCTGCTCTGGAACCTTACACCCGCAACACCCAGTGGACCACCGCCAGACAGGCCAGCACCGGGCACAACATCGAACTGGCCTACCTGATTTCACGCGCAGTAGAACGTGGCTTCAATCCAGCATGGCTGAACACCGCCCAGAAACTGAAGAAGTTTGTAGAGGTGCACACCCTCAACCCCGACACTGGAGCCATGCAGTACGAGGTCACCGATTACGATGGAACCCCCCTACAAGGCAACCCCGACAACGATTTTTATGTATGGTGGGCCAACAGTGAAGCCGCCCGGGCTTTCCTGCATTTTGCCGTGGTGCGCAAAGACGACACCCTGCAAGAATTCAAACGGCAGGAAAACTTCATCCAGAACCATTTTGTGGACAGCCAGTACGGCGGCTGGTACCAGAATGTGCACGTGGGTGACCTGAGGGTCTTTGATGGTTCCAAAGGCAACATCTGGACCATGAACTACCATGAAACCATGCTGGCCGCAGAAGTGCTGAGGCTTGCTGCACAATACCCCGAAGCCATGGGGAACCAGACCAGCACCTGCCTCTCCCCTGCTCAAAACTGATCTCTCTTCTTGAAAGCACCGCCATGGAAAACACGGCACCTCTGGCCTGATCTCAGAGGTGCCGTGTCTGTTGC is a window from the Deinococcus roseus genome containing:
- a CDS encoding AGE family epimerase/isomerase, yielding MPQRVLASLSFALSTLALAQTPPPVQVETYCQQLVHHVDLWNGGLDGLAGMGAYQTGFTGFFQANLARDWEQTGSQRITSVAQARAIYMNLEAYRASKAQRFRAAAQKGAEFYLNSFWDKQNGGFYWEADRQGNPTSRSKQGYGNVFGLFTLAQLYAVLQDPQYLDLALQQLEVLEKHFVVPDHPGIVLPGFNFDFSEVEGYNNIDTFTHYFEALLALHDVLSGEPQQHVASLIQQAGNSLERVLYHNETGHTDQGYVAYNYDANWQPALEPYTRNTQWTTARQASTGHNIELAYLISRAVERGFNPAWLNTAQKLKKFVEVHTLNPDTGAMQYEVTDYDGTPLQGNPDNDFYVWWANSEAARAFLHFAVVRKDDTLQEFKRQENFIQNHFVDSQYGGWYQNVHVGDLRVFDGSKGNIWTMNYHETMLAAEVLRLAAQYPEAMGNQTSTCLSPAQN
- a CDS encoding glycoside hydrolase family 30 protein — encoded protein: MKKSQSLTLLTLTLVVLTACSTSSTPAGKEPNVAPGVIRPQSSTAADVWVTHPDRSRLISWDGTRTFAADGNVTASTLSVNEGQTYQTMEGFGASLTDSAGWLMWYKMNATQRNNLMQSLFGFNDGNAGLSFLRIPLGGSDMALSHYTYNDGAADPNLTRFSIGHDLTYIVPLAKQAKTINSSIRYMATPWSPPAWMKTSGSLNNGKLKPEYYQTFANYLKKAYDAYNAQGVKFNYLSVQNEPRFEPGSYPGTLYEWYDELNLVRGNVFPTFNGTGVKFLALDHNWDLSWYPKAILNEGSAYYEGTAWHCYAGDKAAMTDVRNSFPGEGVFLTECSGGFWATNFGENMKWQMQNLFIGGTKNWAKSVLFWSLAQDPSGNPHLGGCSNCRGVVSINQSNGAVTFNEEYYSIAHFARFVWPGAVRIGTTDSSDGKFIGVAFRNTNGAKALVVLNQSSSTATFKMVWSGKSIQQSLPANGVATVFW